One genomic segment of Rivularia sp. PCC 7116 includes these proteins:
- a CDS encoding triacylglycerol lipase, whose protein sequence is MTQTPRQRNPVLLVHGIWDTGKVFRKMISFLNEAGWKVYDLDLTPNDGRKGLDELALQVADKVEATFGEEQPFDLLGFSMGGIVSRYYVQRLGGINRVQRFIALSAPSHGTLTGYFNQGLGCVQMRPNSSLIRDLNSDADMLSQINFTSIWTPYDMMIVPADSSKMPVGDNLTVPVLVHAWMLVDKRSLSAIATALSAPVNS, encoded by the coding sequence ATGACTCAGACCCCTCGACAACGCAATCCGGTATTGTTAGTTCATGGCATTTGGGATACTGGCAAAGTATTTAGGAAAATGATTTCTTTCCTTAACGAAGCTGGTTGGAAAGTTTACGATTTAGATTTAACTCCTAACGACGGTAGGAAAGGATTAGATGAATTAGCTTTACAGGTAGCCGATAAAGTTGAAGCGACTTTCGGGGAAGAACAACCTTTTGATTTGCTTGGTTTTAGTATGGGGGGAATAGTAAGTCGTTATTACGTGCAGCGGTTGGGAGGAATCAACCGGGTACAAAGATTTATTGCACTTTCAGCACCGAGCCACGGTACTTTGACGGGGTATTTTAATCAAGGATTGGGCTGCGTGCAAATGCGTCCTAATAGTAGTTTAATTAGAGATTTAAACAGCGATGCTGACATGCTATCGCAAATTAATTTTACTTCTATTTGGACACCCTACGACATGATGATTGTCCCGGCAGATAGTTCTAAAATGCCAGTAGGAGATAACTTGACGGTACCAGTTTTAGTTCATGCTTGGATGCTTGTTGATAAGAGAAGTTTGAGTGCGATCGCAACAGCATTATCGGCTCCAGTGAACAGTTGA
- a CDS encoding VOC family protein, with protein MNKVIFHIAFPVTDISQTKAYYVDGLGCTSGRENRNAVILNLYGHQLVAHVTKEPLAPQRGIYPRHFGLVFTQEADWEDLLAKAQQKNLPFRETAKNRFVNTPLEHRTFFLEDPFYNLMEYKYYRYPEAIFGNAEFTQIGDRA; from the coding sequence ATGAATAAAGTCATCTTTCACATAGCATTCCCCGTCACCGATATTTCTCAAACTAAAGCATATTATGTCGATGGTTTGGGATGCACCTCCGGAAGGGAAAATCGCAATGCTGTAATTCTCAACCTTTACGGACATCAGCTTGTCGCTCATGTAACTAAGGAACCCCTAGCACCCCAGCGCGGTATTTATCCCAGACATTTCGGTTTGGTTTTTACTCAAGAAGCTGACTGGGAAGATTTACTAGCAAAAGCCCAACAAAAAAATTTACCATTTCGAGAAACAGCTAAAAACCGCTTTGTAAATACTCCCCTCGAACATCGTACCTTTTTTCTAGAAGACCCATTTTACAACTTGATGGAGTATAAATATTATCGCTATCCCGAAGCAATTTTTGGTAATGCCGAATTTACTCAGATTGGCGACAGGGCTTGA
- the nagZ gene encoding beta-N-acetylhexosaminidase, whose translation MNFGNHLIIGVSGTELTDEDKRILSTIKPVGVCFFAKNFRDGEPYEVWLETYKKLSQEIREYTERESMFISIDHEGGRVIRPPLPITRFPYSYVCRKRARAVAKAMATELKSLGINVSWAPVADIFSNPSNPIIGPRSFDTTPEAAAEYAREYFIGLKESGIIACAKHFPGHGDTNTDSHLALPVLNLTKEAIEKRELIPFKTLIAEKIPLIMTAHILFPEIGGDKPATFSQSILNQILRKELGFEGVVVSDDLDMKAVADMYDKSGTVANTLNAGCDIFLMCGNLPSSSTERIEFIAEDFFKSLANGSLDESVVAAANSRIEKLLSDTPQYTVEMLDKSVLLQHAELAIACSFDN comes from the coding sequence ATGAACTTCGGAAATCATTTAATTATCGGTGTTTCAGGTACTGAATTAACCGATGAAGATAAAAGAATATTAAGTACAATCAAACCTGTAGGAGTTTGCTTTTTCGCGAAAAATTTCCGCGATGGAGAACCCTATGAAGTTTGGTTGGAAACTTACAAAAAACTCAGCCAAGAAATCAGAGAATATACCGAACGCGAATCGATGTTTATTTCCATCGATCATGAAGGGGGAAGGGTAATTCGTCCACCTTTGCCAATTACGCGATTTCCTTATAGTTATGTTTGTCGCAAACGAGCGCGGGCAGTCGCGAAGGCGATGGCAACCGAACTCAAATCCTTGGGTATCAACGTATCTTGGGCACCAGTGGCAGATATATTTTCCAACCCCAGCAATCCCATCATCGGACCTCGTTCCTTCGATACAACACCAGAAGCAGCCGCCGAATATGCCCGCGAATATTTTATCGGACTCAAAGAATCGGGAATTATAGCCTGTGCCAAACATTTCCCCGGACACGGAGATACCAACACCGATTCTCACTTAGCATTGCCGGTACTCAATTTAACTAAGGAAGCTATAGAAAAACGAGAATTAATACCTTTCAAAACTTTGATTGCCGAAAAAATTCCCTTAATTATGACAGCTCATATCCTCTTCCCAGAAATCGGAGGGGATAAACCAGCAACATTTTCTCAATCAATTTTGAATCAGATATTGAGAAAAGAACTTGGTTTTGAAGGAGTTGTGGTATCGGATGACTTAGATATGAAAGCCGTTGCGGATATGTATGACAAAAGCGGTACCGTCGCAAATACATTAAATGCAGGCTGCGATATATTTTTGATGTGCGGTAATTTGCCATCGTCATCCACCGAACGAATCGAATTTATTGCTGAAGATTTTTTCAAGTCGTTAGCAAACGGTAGCCTTGATGAATCAGTGGTAGCAGCAGCTAATAGCAGAATTGAGAAACTTTTGAGCGATACACCGCAGTATACAGTGGAAATGCTCGATAAAAGCGTTTTATTGCAACATGCAGAACTGGCGATCGCCTGTAGTTTTGATAATTAA
- the arsM gene encoding arsenosugar biosynthesis arsenite methyltransferase ArsM, translating into MTYLETAAQFYSEVAQTPEVGLCCVQSTPMQLPGLHIPLKMQEMNYGCGTTVHANELSNEPTVLYVGVGGGLEALQFAYFSRRAGAVIAVDPVADMREAAKQNLEVAAKDNPWFDTSFVEVREGDAFNIPVADSSVDIVAQNCLFNIFEPEDLTRALKEAYRVLKPGGRLQMSDPIATRSIPEHLKKDERLRAMCLSGALTYEDYVQRIINVGFGQVEIRARRPYRLLEASTYNLEENLLLESLDSVAFKVPIPEDGACVFTGKTAIYAGSEPFFDDNNGHILQRGIPAAVCDKTAINLAAALPEKVIVTDSTWYYDGGGCC; encoded by the coding sequence ATGACCTATTTAGAAACAGCAGCCCAATTTTATAGTGAAGTAGCGCAAACCCCCGAAGTGGGATTATGTTGCGTGCAGAGTACCCCCATGCAGCTACCGGGGTTGCATATTCCTTTGAAAATGCAGGAAATGAACTACGGTTGCGGTACTACTGTTCATGCGAACGAACTTAGTAATGAACCTACAGTATTGTATGTAGGCGTTGGTGGTGGTTTAGAAGCTCTACAATTTGCTTATTTCTCCCGTCGTGCTGGTGCAGTAATTGCCGTCGATCCAGTTGCAGATATGCGCGAAGCTGCCAAGCAGAATTTAGAAGTTGCAGCCAAAGATAATCCTTGGTTCGATACTAGCTTCGTCGAAGTTCGCGAAGGTGATGCTTTTAATATACCAGTTGCTGATAGTTCGGTTGATATTGTTGCTCAAAACTGTCTTTTTAATATTTTTGAACCTGAAGATTTAACTCGTGCTTTAAAAGAAGCATATCGCGTATTAAAACCGGGCGGACGCTTGCAAATGAGCGACCCAATTGCAACTCGTTCAATACCAGAACATTTGAAAAAAGATGAAAGATTGAGAGCAATGTGTTTATCTGGAGCGTTAACTTATGAAGACTACGTTCAACGCATTATTAATGTTGGTTTTGGACAAGTTGAAATTCGCGCTCGTCGTCCTTATCGTTTGCTAGAAGCTTCTACTTATAACTTAGAAGAAAACCTACTTTTAGAAAGTCTTGACTCTGTAGCTTTTAAAGTACCAATCCCAGAAGATGGAGCTTGTGTTTTCACCGGGAAAACAGCTATTTATGCCGGTTCAGAGCCATTCTTTGATGACAACAACGGTCACATTTTACAACGAGGAATTCCAGCCGCTGTATGCGATAAAACTGCTATAAATTTAGCCGCTGCACTTCCAGAAAAAGTGATAGTCACCGATTCCACTTGGTATTATGACGGCGGCGGATGCTGTTAA
- the arsS gene encoding arsenosugar biosynthesis radical SAM (seleno)protein ArsS (Some members of this family are selenoproteins.): protein MIQTTVTPFNRKLNSTLTKKEINVLQINLGKRCNLACSHCHVDAGPKRTEELSPEICEQLIEVINRFGEIKIVDLTGGAPEMNYGFKPLVEAARNNSKQVIVRSNLTIYFEDGFGDIPEYFAKHKVRVVASLPCYLADNVDKMRGDGVFNASVKALQWLNKLGYANKSDLILDLVYNPQLPTNEKFALTPNQVKLEQDYKKFLQDNFGIVFNNLFAITNLPVGRTKFHLERTKLYKPYLQFLESNFNPVTVENLMCRDELSIDYLGNVYDCDFNQMMNIPAKTRDGEDITVGKLLKAGNLNLINEVQTASYCYGCTAGSGSSCGGALL, encoded by the coding sequence ATGATTCAAACTACAGTAACACCGTTCAATCGTAAACTTAATTCGACTTTAACTAAAAAGGAAATCAATGTTTTACAAATTAATTTAGGTAAGCGTTGTAATCTTGCTTGCAGTCACTGTCATGTTGATGCGGGACCAAAAAGAACTGAAGAATTATCTCCAGAAATTTGCGAGCAGTTGATAGAAGTAATTAATAGATTTGGAGAAATTAAAATTGTAGATTTAACAGGTGGCGCGCCGGAGATGAATTACGGTTTCAAGCCATTAGTTGAAGCTGCAAGGAATAATAGCAAACAGGTAATTGTTCGCTCTAATCTAACAATTTATTTTGAAGATGGATTTGGCGATATCCCCGAATATTTTGCCAAACATAAAGTCAGAGTTGTTGCTTCACTGCCTTGTTACCTTGCCGATAATGTTGATAAAATGCGCGGTGATGGTGTATTCAATGCTTCGGTGAAAGCGCTGCAATGGTTAAATAAATTAGGCTACGCTAATAAATCGGATTTAATTTTAGATTTGGTTTACAATCCACAATTACCTACAAATGAAAAATTTGCTTTAACTCCCAACCAAGTAAAATTAGAACAAGATTACAAAAAGTTCTTACAAGACAACTTTGGTATTGTATTTAATAACTTATTTGCCATCACGAATTTACCAGTTGGTAGAACTAAGTTTCATTTGGAAAGAACCAAATTATATAAGCCTTACCTCCAGTTTTTGGAATCAAATTTTAACCCCGTCACCGTAGAAAACTTAATGTGTCGGGATGAATTGTCTATTGATTATCTCGGTAACGTTTACGATTGCGACTTCAACCAGATGATGAATATACCAGCTAAAACTCGCGATGGTGAAGACATCACAGTAGGGAAATTGCTCAAAGCTGGTAATTTGAATTTAATTAATGAAGTTCAGACTGCTAGCTATTGTTACGGCTGTACTGCTGGTAGCGGATCGAGTTGTGGTGGTGCTTTGTTGTGA
- a CDS encoding lipocalin-like domain-containing protein has translation MPIFSQNNPLLGTWKLISITAIFPDGKVDSEAFGSNPIGYITYTIEGKMMVLFSKSDRAPLSGNSASPLTAAIHSVPIEERAEAFSTFNSYAGSYTIDDNKVIHHVEIASIPNRVGKALTRTFTLNQNRVTLKTPPSKSDNIPKIFELTWERVESA, from the coding sequence ATGCCGATTTTTTCTCAAAACAACCCGCTACTTGGAACCTGGAAATTAATATCGATTACAGCCATATTCCCCGACGGAAAAGTTGATAGCGAAGCATTTGGAAGTAACCCGATTGGCTACATTACTTACACAATAGAAGGTAAAATGATGGTGCTTTTCTCAAAGAGCGATCGCGCACCCTTAAGCGGTAATTCGGCTTCACCCCTAACTGCCGCCATACATTCGGTACCAATCGAAGAACGAGCCGAAGCTTTTTCTACGTTTAATTCCTATGCTGGCAGCTATACTATTGATGACAATAAAGTTATTCATCACGTAGAAATTGCATCAATTCCTAATCGTGTCGGAAAAGCTCTGACTAGGACTTTTACATTAAATCAAAATCGAGTAACTTTGAAAACTCCACCTAGTAAAAGCGATAATATCCCAAAAATCTTTGAATTGACCTGGGAACGGGTAGAATCAGCGTAA
- a CDS encoding glycoside hydrolase family protein, producing MNNRTSYTIKSGDTLSEIAQRYLGTANRWQEITKDTGECFTENEARRLQIGQVVYLPSENHIKASNNHNQKISDNGLKFIADHEGMILHLYNDPANHATIGVGHLVHHGPIDGSESEEFKRGITKERAMEILRDDVKQAEKTVKKLVKVPLNQNQFDALVSFVFNIGETQFASSTLLAKLNNQDYNSVPSELNRWVHGSGKKLPGLINRRRDEGNLFQSKN from the coding sequence ATGAACAATCGTACTTCTTACACTATCAAATCTGGCGATACTCTCAGTGAAATTGCACAACGGTATTTAGGCACCGCTAACCGTTGGCAAGAAATAACTAAAGATACGGGAGAATGTTTTACCGAAAATGAAGCGCGACGTTTACAAATCGGTCAAGTTGTTTATTTGCCATCAGAAAATCATATTAAAGCTAGTAACAATCACAATCAAAAAATTAGCGATAATGGTTTAAAGTTTATCGCAGACCATGAAGGAATGATTTTACATTTATATAATGACCCAGCTAATCATGCAACAATTGGTGTCGGGCATTTAGTACATCACGGTCCAATAGATGGCTCCGAATCGGAAGAGTTTAAACGTGGAATTACCAAAGAAAGAGCAATGGAGATTTTACGAGATGATGTTAAACAAGCAGAAAAAACCGTTAAGAAACTAGTCAAAGTACCGCTGAATCAAAATCAATTTGATGCACTCGTAAGTTTTGTTTTTAATATCGGAGAAACGCAATTTGCATCTTCTACATTGTTAGCTAAATTAAATAATCAAGATTATAATTCCGTACCGAGCGAATTAAATCGTTGGGTTCATGGTAGTGGTAAAAAATTACCGGGTTTAATTAATCGTCGTCGGGATGAAGGAAATTTATTTCAAAGTAAAAATTAA
- a CDS encoding right-handed parallel beta-helix repeat-containing protein codes for MATATNDMNSGNGLEITSDTNLNGETFSNFKEDGIAVQEDGVSVELEQVEATKNGDDGFDINGDVSNASVSAKNSTFNLNGDDGIDVFGEKNTVDLFRVEASFNEESGLELDGNNNNIKIDTSEFEANRDGLNIPRTGVGNNIDIQDSAFFDNKDDGIDIFGNDNTFTLDRASSTGNVEDGLEIDGSKNKITGSNNNFSNNGGDGFSDDITASGNEITLNATTFRNNGDDGFDIEGSDNTITLKNVSSDGNAEEGFEIDGRNNKVTIQDRSVFGGNKEDGFDIDFRGTGNTVEVIESGFRNNGDDGFDIFGRNNTVTWEDVQSFDNKEQGFEVDGDANTITIKDSFLLDNGSSGFSFDYTGENNNLTINDSEILRNAEDGIEILGNQNTVSLSNVEIYDNGEWGLDIAGNENSITIGSSTFENNQSGAIVIGGDNNILEILAGTNLTADNIVDNGNNNTISFV; via the coding sequence ATGGCTACAGCTACAAATGACATGAATTCAGGAAACGGATTAGAAATTACCTCAGATACTAATTTGAATGGCGAAACTTTCAGCAACTTTAAGGAAGATGGTATTGCAGTTCAAGAGGATGGTGTAAGTGTTGAGCTTGAACAGGTTGAAGCTACCAAAAATGGAGATGATGGCTTTGATATTAACGGTGATGTGAGCAATGCTTCTGTTTCAGCGAAAAATTCTACTTTTAACCTCAATGGTGATGACGGTATAGATGTTTTTGGGGAAAAGAATACTGTAGATTTATTTCGAGTGGAAGCCAGTTTCAATGAAGAATCTGGTTTAGAGCTTGATGGTAACAACAACAATATCAAAATCGACACTAGTGAATTTGAAGCAAACCGAGATGGTTTAAATATTCCTCGCACGGGTGTAGGAAACAATATAGATATCCAAGATTCGGCGTTTTTTGACAACAAGGATGATGGGATTGATATCTTTGGTAATGACAATACTTTTACTTTAGATAGAGCCTCTTCAACTGGTAATGTTGAGGATGGTTTAGAGATTGATGGAAGTAAAAATAAAATTACCGGCAGCAACAATAACTTTTCTAATAACGGTGGAGATGGTTTCAGCGATGATATTACTGCTTCTGGTAACGAAATTACTCTAAATGCAACCACGTTTCGTAATAACGGTGATGATGGTTTTGACATAGAAGGTTCCGATAATACAATTACTTTGAAGAATGTATCTTCTGATGGCAACGCTGAAGAGGGTTTCGAGATTGATGGACGTAACAATAAAGTTACTATTCAAGATAGAAGCGTTTTCGGCGGAAACAAGGAAGATGGTTTTGATATCGACTTTCGAGGTACTGGTAATACTGTAGAAGTTATTGAAAGTGGATTCCGCAACAATGGTGACGATGGATTTGATATTTTTGGACGTAACAACACTGTTACTTGGGAAGATGTCCAATCTTTTGACAACAAAGAACAAGGTTTTGAAGTTGACGGCGATGCTAATACGATTACTATCAAAGATAGCTTTTTGTTAGATAACGGCTCTAGTGGCTTTTCATTCGATTACACCGGAGAGAATAATAATCTAACTATTAACGATTCGGAAATTCTTCGTAATGCTGAAGACGGTATTGAAATTCTTGGTAACCAAAATACTGTTAGTCTTTCTAATGTAGAGATTTACGATAACGGTGAATGGGGATTAGATATTGCTGGTAACGAGAACTCTATTACTATTGGAAGTAGTACTTTTGAGAATAATCAAAGCGGAGCTATCGTAATCGGTGGTGATAACAATATCCTGGAAATACTCGCCGGTACAAATCTGACTGCTGATAATATTGTTGATAATGGGAATAACAATACTATCAGTTTTGTTTAA
- a CDS encoding zinc-dependent alcohol dehydrogenase family protein has product MKAVLMTAPGSPEVLQLREIANPLPPQNTELLVRLKAAGVNPIDTKLRKRGTFYPDKMPAILGCDGAGIVEAVGSKVKRFQVGDEVYFCSGGIGDRQGNYAEFTIVEERFVAAKPKSVSFIEAAAAPLVLITAWEALYERGRLEPGEKVLIHAGAGGVGHVAIQLAKLKGADVCTTVSSQEKADFVKNLGADYAINYKENDFAKAVLDWTNGEGVDLAFDTVGGETFEKTFPAIRFYGDIVTILQPSEQTNWKVARQRNLRIGLELMLTPMLQGIVEAQAHHGEILAECAKWMDEGKLKICVNRTFGLEEVGKAHELLEAGSMIGKLVVGIG; this is encoded by the coding sequence ATGAAAGCAGTATTGATGACAGCACCCGGAAGCCCGGAAGTATTACAACTGCGGGAAATTGCAAACCCGCTTCCTCCTCAAAACACAGAACTTTTGGTACGTTTAAAAGCTGCTGGTGTTAACCCCATCGATACTAAACTTCGCAAACGCGGTACTTTCTACCCAGATAAAATGCCTGCAATATTGGGATGCGATGGTGCCGGTATAGTAGAAGCCGTAGGAAGTAAAGTTAAACGGTTTCAAGTAGGTGATGAAGTATATTTTTGTAGCGGGGGGATTGGCGATCGCCAAGGTAATTACGCAGAGTTTACAATTGTAGAAGAACGTTTCGTAGCTGCAAAACCAAAATCTGTATCCTTTATAGAAGCCGCTGCCGCACCTTTAGTATTAATAACAGCCTGGGAAGCATTATACGAACGCGGACGTTTAGAACCCGGTGAAAAAGTATTAATTCATGCCGGTGCTGGTGGTGTCGGGCATGTAGCAATTCAACTAGCTAAACTCAAGGGTGCCGATGTTTGTACAACGGTAAGTTCTCAGGAAAAAGCCGATTTTGTCAAGAATCTGGGGGCTGATTATGCAATTAATTACAAAGAAAATGATTTTGCCAAAGCCGTTTTAGATTGGACAAATGGGGAAGGCGTTGATTTAGCATTCGATACCGTTGGTGGAGAGACATTTGAGAAAACATTCCCAGCCATACGGTTTTACGGGGATATTGTGACAATATTGCAACCAAGCGAGCAAACTAATTGGAAAGTAGCCAGACAAAGGAATTTGAGAATTGGTTTGGAATTGATGTTAACGCCAATGTTGCAAGGAATTGTAGAAGCGCAAGCCCATCATGGCGAGATATTAGCAGAATGTGCGAAGTGGATGGATGAAGGAAAATTGAAAATTTGCGTTAATCGGACTTTTGGTTTAGAAGAAGTTGGGAAAGCTCACGAGTTGTTGGAAGCGGGTTCGATGATTGGGAAATTGGTGGTTGGTATTGGGTAA